Proteins from a genomic interval of Caldicellulosiruptor diazotrophicus:
- a CDS encoding dihydropteroate synthase, which produces MIIIGEKINSTVKNVAEAIKNEDYNFIVSLAEKQAKAGAHYIDVNAGAFVDLEAEILKKMVQSIQSKVDIPLSIDSPRPEVISEVMKVYKGQRAIFNSVIYEQGILNKALPVIKEYNMKVVALLMEDSGIPEDPKERLEIAKRLVDRFDKEGILLEDIFLDPMVQPVSVDKRYVDIALETIRLLRNEFENVNIICGLSNISFGLPKRRWINRAFLPIAIYFGLNSCIADPLDDVLMKLIYASETLSGQDEFCMEYITMAREGFLD; this is translated from the coding sequence ATGATAATTATTGGTGAGAAAATAAATTCAACAGTTAAAAACGTTGCAGAGGCTATAAAAAATGAAGATTATAATTTTATAGTATCCCTTGCAGAAAAACAGGCAAAAGCAGGGGCTCATTATATAGATGTAAACGCTGGAGCGTTTGTCGACCTTGAGGCGGAAATACTAAAAAAGATGGTTCAAAGCATTCAAAGCAAAGTTGACATCCCACTTTCAATTGACAGTCCACGACCAGAGGTAATTTCTGAGGTTATGAAAGTCTACAAAGGACAAAGAGCAATTTTCAATTCTGTGATATATGAGCAAGGAATCTTAAACAAAGCTCTGCCCGTGATAAAAGAGTACAACATGAAAGTTGTTGCACTTTTGATGGAAGATAGTGGCATTCCAGAAGACCCAAAAGAAAGGCTTGAGATAGCAAAACGACTTGTTGACAGATTTGACAAGGAAGGAATCTTGCTTGAGGACATTTTTTTGGACCCGATGGTTCAGCCAGTTTCTGTGGATAAAAGATATGTCGATATTGCACTTGAGACAATCAGGCTTTTGAGGAATGAGTTTGAGAATGTGAATATCATATGCGGACTTTCAAATATATCCTTTGGCTTGCCAAAAAGAAGGTGGATAAACAGAGCATTTTTGCCTATTGCAATCTACTTTGGACTAAATAGCTGTATTGCTGACCCTCTTGACGATGTTTTGATGAAGCTCATTTATGCTTCTGAGACTTTGTCTGGGCAGGATGAGTTTTGTATGGAATATATTACAATGGCGAGAGAAGGCTTTTTAGATTAA
- a CDS encoding DUF402 domain-containing protein: MRLIRKRFYPEEEIDISSDQIVYLGEQVLVTKWLPIKKREDIKWGASCIYFDKGIKISKVYGNDDRLIYTYCDIINTRKDEEKIVTEDLLVDVVVYPDGSYKIMDIDELVMLRRENKISEEMLLDALFKLNFLLNDIYNGFKLDKVEEYLREKGVKNQNDNYW; the protein is encoded by the coding sequence TTGAGGCTTATAAGAAAAAGATTTTACCCAGAAGAAGAAATAGATATCTCATCTGACCAAATAGTATACCTTGGCGAACAAGTATTGGTCACCAAGTGGCTTCCAATCAAAAAAAGAGAGGATATAAAATGGGGAGCTTCTTGCATATATTTTGACAAAGGAATAAAAATTAGCAAAGTCTATGGAAATGATGATAGACTAATTTATACCTATTGTGATATCATTAATACACGGAAAGACGAAGAAAAGATTGTCACAGAAGATCTGCTTGTTGATGTTGTAGTATATCCTGACGGCAGCTACAAAATAATGGACATAGATGAGCTTGTAATGCTGAGAAGAGAAAATAAAATCTCTGAAGAGATGCTTTTAGATGCACTTTTTAAACTCAATTTTCTTTTGAATGACATTTACAATGGCTTTAAACTGGACAAGGTAGAAGAGTATCTTAGAGAAAAAGGAGTGAAAAACCAGAATGATAATTATTGGTGA
- the sigK gene encoding RNA polymerase sporulation sigma factor SigK, with translation MSINYMLTLKSVAGIFKMFYIENQSSFPQPMSSEEEEMYLNKMWEGCKEARNILIEKNLRLVAHIAKKYTFSFPNLTDDIISVGTIGLIKAIETYSSTKCTKLSTYAAKCIENEILMYLRQNKKFFSQLSLENPIGSDKDGNEITLMDVLQNDQEDIEEQIDLKIKIKNLLKRLNKILKGRERKIIELRYGLKNGKAKTQLEVANLLGISRSYVSRIEKKALQKLYGELQNLSDNF, from the coding sequence ATGAGCATAAACTATATGCTGACCTTAAAAAGTGTGGCGGGGATATTTAAAATGTTTTACATCGAAAATCAAAGTTCATTCCCCCAACCAATGTCTTCTGAAGAAGAGGAAATGTATCTGAACAAGATGTGGGAAGGCTGCAAAGAAGCTCGAAATATTCTCATTGAAAAAAATCTGCGTCTTGTTGCGCATATAGCAAAAAAATACACATTTTCATTTCCAAATTTAACAGATGATATCATTTCTGTTGGGACAATTGGGCTTATAAAAGCAATTGAGACTTATTCTTCAACAAAGTGTACAAAGCTTTCTACATATGCTGCAAAATGTATTGAGAATGAGATACTTATGTATCTTAGACAAAATAAAAAGTTTTTTTCCCAGCTTTCACTTGAAAATCCAATTGGCAGTGATAAGGACGGAAATGAAATAACACTCATGGATGTTTTGCAAAACGATCAAGAAGATATAGAGGAGCAAATTGATTTAAAAATCAAGATAAAAAATCTTCTGAAAAGGCTTAACAAAATTTTAAAAGGCCGTGAAAGAAAAATAATTGAGCTGAGATATGGTCTAAAAAATGGTAAAGCAAAAACACAATTGGAAGTTGCAAATTTGCTTGGCATTTCCCGCTCATACGTCTCACGAATAGAAAAAAAAGCACTTCAAAAACTTTATGGAGAACTTCAAAATTTAAGTGATAATTTTTAA
- a CDS encoding peptidase U32 family protein: MMKIKKPELVAPAGDLERLKTAILYGADSVYIGGKEFGLRKYAGNFDFDEMKEGIDFAHKHGKKVYLTANIFARNEDIRKINEFFDIIKNFEFDGIIVSDPGIFMKAKNLGIPIHISTQANTTNYESARFWHQLGAKRIVLARELSLDEIREIRENIPESLELEAFVHGAVCISYSGRCFLSAYMTYRDANRGECAHPCRYKYYVMEEKRPGQYFEVFEDVDGTYIFNSKDLCMVEHIDKLAFAGIDAFKIEGRMKSSFYVATVVSVYRKAIDKFIEDPEHFEPEKEWLEEIAKCSHRSYTTNFYFGKPDHDDYRFESSKYVREYEFVGIVKEVLNDGWAVVEQRNRFFKGDTVEVMLPNGTYFVQRIDRIYDLEGNPLEVVPHAQQLTKIKFDRPVVEFAMLRKKVEN; encoded by the coding sequence ATGATGAAGATAAAAAAGCCTGAGCTTGTTGCACCTGCGGGCGATTTGGAAAGGCTAAAAACTGCAATTTTGTATGGTGCAGATAGCGTGTATATTGGTGGTAAAGAATTTGGGCTCAGAAAATATGCGGGCAATTTTGATTTTGATGAGATGAAAGAAGGCATTGATTTTGCACATAAACATGGTAAAAAGGTGTATCTTACAGCTAACATATTCGCAAGGAATGAAGATATTAGGAAAATAAATGAGTTTTTTGATATTATAAAAAATTTTGAATTTGATGGAATAATTGTGTCTGACCCAGGGATATTCATGAAGGCTAAAAATCTTGGGATACCAATTCATATAAGCACTCAGGCAAATACAACAAACTATGAATCTGCCCGTTTTTGGCATCAGCTTGGTGCAAAAAGAATTGTGCTTGCAAGAGAGCTGTCTTTGGATGAAATCAGAGAAATAAGAGAGAATATTCCCGAGAGCCTTGAACTTGAAGCTTTTGTTCATGGAGCGGTCTGTATTTCATATTCAGGCAGGTGTTTTCTAAGTGCGTATATGACATACAGAGACGCAAACAGAGGCGAGTGTGCTCATCCGTGCAGGTATAAATATTATGTCATGGAAGAAAAAAGACCAGGCCAGTATTTTGAGGTATTTGAAGATGTTGATGGTACTTATATCTTTAACTCGAAAGACCTTTGCATGGTTGAGCACATTGACAAGCTTGCTTTTGCAGGTATTGACGCTTTTAAGATTGAAGGAAGGATGAAAAGTAGTTTCTACGTTGCAACAGTTGTAAGTGTGTACAGAAAAGCAATTGACAAGTTTATAGAAGACCCTGAACATTTTGAACCTGAAAAAGAATGGCTTGAAGAAATTGCAAAGTGTTCTCACAGAAGTTACACAACAAACTTTTATTTTGGAAAGCCAGATCATGACGACTATAGATTTGAGTCAAGCAAATATGTCAGGGAATATGAATTTGTGGGAATTGTCAAAGAAGTATTGAATGATGGCTGGGCTGTGGTCGAGCAGAGAAACAGGTTTTTCAAAGGAGATACTGTTGAGGTTATGCTTCCAAATGGGACATATTTTGTACAAAGGATAGATAGAATTTATGACCTTGAAGGAAATCCCTTAGAGGTTGTCCCTCATGCACAGCAGCTTACAAAAATAAAATTTGACAGGCCTGTTGTAGAATTTGCAATGCTAAGAAAGAAGGTAGAAAATTAA
- a CDS encoding O-methyltransferase, whose amino-acid sequence MDISQDILNQFIRSKLTNMDPRLLKIEKEAQKKNIPIVSKEVSRLLTILSMLKKPKRILEIGTAVGFSTLSMHLGFPEAKIITIEMDFDMVMEAKKNIKEFGAQDKIVVIGGEAEEVLEAIEGEFDMIFFDAAKAQYIDYFNLTKEKMAKNCLLICDNVLFKGMVVGRRYLKRRMITIAKRMNKFIKMIEDDPDFVMTLLPISDGVLIAVRKK is encoded by the coding sequence ATGGATATATCACAGGACATTTTAAACCAGTTTATAAGAAGTAAGCTTACAAATATGGATCCAAGACTTTTAAAAATTGAAAAGGAGGCTCAAAAGAAAAATATACCAATAGTTTCAAAAGAAGTATCGCGGCTATTAACAATACTTTCAATGCTGAAAAAACCAAAGAGAATATTGGAGATTGGCACTGCAGTGGGATTTTCAACGCTGTCCATGCACTTAGGCTTCCCTGAAGCAAAGATTATTACAATAGAGATGGACTTTGACATGGTCATGGAGGCTAAGAAAAATATAAAAGAGTTTGGTGCACAGGACAAAATAGTTGTTATTGGTGGTGAGGCGGAAGAGGTTTTAGAGGCAATTGAAGGTGAGTTTGACATGATATTTTTTGATGCTGCAAAAGCTCAGTACATTGATTATTTCAACCTTACCAAGGAGAAGATGGCTAAAAATTGCCTCCTTATATGTGACAACGTGCTTTTTAAGGGAATGGTTGTGGGAAGAAGATATCTTAAAAGAAGGATGATAACAATTGCAAAAAGAATGAACAAGTTCATAAAAATGATAGAAGATGACCCTGACTTTGTAATGACACTTCTTCCCATTAGCGATGGAGTGTTGATAGCCGTAAGGAAAAAATAA
- the mltG gene encoding endolytic transglycosylase MltG yields the protein MRLWQKGFKYYLVVLLFLVLMVSLVYVSFKSQREKVIETVVEIPQNTSTKDVAMILKKNGIIKNPYFFMFYVKLNNYKIAAGKYKLSSDMTYRELCRALEKGFVPKVAIKFTIPEGFTAQQIAKKLQSLGLVDENKFLETVNSYDFNFKYKYSSKEVKYKLEGFLFPDTYEVYPRTSEKDIIKMMLNRFLEVYESIKDKKTTNLDDIQTIILASIVEKEAKKDNERGIIAGVFLNRLQKNIKLESCATVEYVLPVHKEVLSLQDVKIKSSYNTYLNKGLPPSAICNPGRKSLLAALAPTKTDYLFFVAKKDGTHIFSKTFEDHLKAQKQIEEGKK from the coding sequence ATGAGGTTATGGCAAAAAGGTTTTAAATATTATTTGGTTGTATTACTCTTCTTAGTCTTAATGGTTTCACTTGTTTATGTATCATTTAAATCTCAAAGAGAAAAGGTAATCGAAACTGTGGTTGAAATTCCACAAAATACATCCACAAAAGATGTGGCTATGATTTTGAAGAAAAATGGGATTATAAAAAACCCGTACTTTTTTATGTTTTATGTCAAATTAAATAACTACAAAATAGCAGCAGGAAAATACAAGCTTTCGTCTGATATGACATATAGAGAGCTTTGTAGAGCTCTTGAAAAAGGTTTTGTTCCAAAAGTTGCTATTAAGTTTACTATTCCAGAAGGGTTTACAGCCCAGCAAATTGCCAAAAAACTTCAAAGTCTTGGACTTGTAGATGAAAACAAGTTTTTGGAAACTGTGAATAGTTATGACTTTAATTTTAAGTATAAATACAGTTCAAAAGAAGTAAAGTACAAGCTTGAAGGGTTTTTGTTCCCCGATACATATGAAGTATATCCCCGCACTTCTGAAAAGGATATTATAAAGATGATGCTAAATAGATTTTTAGAAGTGTATGAAAGCATAAAGGATAAAAAGACAACAAATTTAGATGATATTCAAACGATTATACTTGCTTCAATTGTTGAAAAAGAGGCAAAAAAAGATAACGAAAGAGGGATTATTGCTGGTGTGTTTTTAAACAGGCTACAAAAAAACATAAAACTTGAAAGCTGTGCAACGGTAGAATATGTGTTGCCTGTTCACAAAGAGGTTCTTTCTTTGCAGGATGTGAAAATAAAATCTTCATACAATACATACTTAAATAAAGGATTGCCACCTTCTGCTATCTGCAACCCTGGCAGAAAAAGTCTTCTTGCGGCTTTAGCTCCTACAAAAACAGATTATCTATTTTTTGTTGCCAAAAAGGATGGAACTCATATATTTTCAAAGACATTTGAAGACCATTTGAAGGCTCAAAAACAAATAGAAGAAGGGAAAAAATAA
- the typA gene encoding translational GTPase TypA yields the protein MLTQRTDIRNIAIIAHVDHGKTTLVDSMLKQSGIFRENQVVEERVLDSNQLEREKGITIMAKNTAIMYKGIKINIIDTPGHADFGSEVERALVMADGVLLVVDAYEGPMPQTKFVLRKALQLKLKPVVVINKIDRPFARPYEVLDKVLDLFIELGADEDQLDFPYVFASAKEGIAKFDLEDESYNLEPLFEMIINNIPAPTGEIDAPFQMIVTSIDYDNYLGRIAIGKVVRGSVKLNQQVAVCTRQDGVLQKTRVTKLYQFEGLKRVECSEAKLGDIVAIAGIDGINIGQTVADAENPEALEFIKIDEPTISMIFSTNDSPFAGKEGEYVTSRHLRERLFKELERNVGLKVEETDSSDSFKVSGRGELHLAILIETMRREGYEFQVSKPQVITKIVNGELYEPYEYLIIDVPEEFMGTVMEKLGPRRAQLQNMTILNDGFMRLEFIIPARGLIGFRSEFLTDTKGNGIMNHVFYDYMPYAGDIPERNRGALIAFETGEAVAYGLYNAQERGRLFIGPGTEVYEGMIVGESSRPEDIIVNVCKKKHLTNMRSATADEALRLTPPLQLSLEECIEFLAEDELLEVTPKSLRLRKKILNHEMRKKMEARAKKEEKEPVC from the coding sequence ATGCTAACCCAAAGAACTGACATTAGAAACATCGCTATAATTGCCCATGTTGACCATGGTAAAACAACCCTTGTAGATAGCATGCTAAAACAAAGTGGAATATTCCGTGAAAATCAGGTAGTTGAAGAAAGAGTTTTAGATTCAAACCAGCTTGAAAGAGAAAAAGGAATTACCATAATGGCCAAAAACACAGCAATTATGTACAAAGGCATAAAGATAAACATCATAGACACACCGGGCCATGCAGATTTTGGAAGTGAAGTTGAAAGAGCGCTTGTTATGGCAGATGGTGTGCTTCTTGTTGTTGATGCCTATGAGGGTCCAATGCCCCAGACAAAGTTTGTTTTAAGAAAAGCCCTACAGCTTAAACTCAAGCCAGTTGTTGTTATAAATAAAATTGACAGGCCATTTGCAAGGCCTTATGAGGTTTTGGATAAGGTCTTGGACCTTTTTATTGAACTTGGAGCAGATGAAGACCAGCTTGATTTTCCATATGTTTTTGCATCAGCAAAAGAAGGTATCGCAAAGTTTGATTTAGAAGATGAAAGTTACAATTTAGAACCACTTTTTGAGATGATTATAAACAATATTCCAGCACCAACTGGTGAAATTGATGCACCTTTCCAGATGATTGTAACTTCAATTGACTATGACAATTATCTTGGAAGAATTGCTATTGGAAAGGTTGTAAGAGGTAGTGTAAAACTCAATCAGCAGGTTGCAGTTTGCACAAGACAAGATGGGGTTTTACAAAAGACAAGGGTTACAAAGCTGTATCAGTTTGAAGGTTTAAAAAGGGTAGAATGTAGCGAGGCAAAGCTTGGTGATATTGTTGCAATTGCCGGAATAGATGGTATCAACATTGGTCAGACTGTGGCAGATGCAGAAAATCCAGAGGCGTTGGAGTTTATCAAGATTGATGAACCAACAATCTCTATGATATTTTCAACAAACGACTCACCTTTTGCAGGAAAAGAAGGTGAGTATGTAACATCAAGGCACTTACGAGAGCGCCTTTTTAAGGAACTTGAGAGAAATGTAGGATTGAAAGTTGAGGAGACCGATTCATCCGATTCATTTAAGGTGTCAGGAAGAGGGGAGCTTCATTTAGCAATATTGATTGAAACCATGCGGAGAGAGGGCTATGAGTTTCAGGTTTCAAAGCCACAGGTTATAACAAAGATTGTAAATGGTGAACTTTATGAGCCGTATGAATATTTGATAATTGATGTTCCAGAAGAGTTTATGGGCACTGTCATGGAAAAATTGGGTCCGCGAAGAGCACAGCTTCAGAACATGACCATTTTAAATGATGGATTTATGCGTCTTGAGTTTATAATACCTGCAAGAGGACTTATAGGTTTTAGGTCTGAGTTTTTGACAGATACCAAAGGCAATGGTATTATGAACCATGTGTTTTATGACTATATGCCATATGCTGGTGACATTCCAGAAAGAAACAGAGGAGCACTTATAGCTTTTGAAACTGGAGAGGCTGTGGCATATGGTCTTTACAATGCCCAGGAGAGAGGTCGACTTTTCATTGGACCTGGAACTGAAGTATATGAAGGTATGATTGTTGGTGAAAGTTCGCGCCCTGAAGATATTATTGTGAATGTTTGCAAGAAAAAACATCTTACTAACATGCGTTCAGCCACAGCTGATGAGGCTTTGCGTTTAACTCCTCCTCTGCAGCTTTCGCTTGAAGAATGTATAGAATTTCTGGCAGAGGATGAACTTTTGGAAGTGACACCAAAGAGCTTAAGGCTTAGGAAAAAGATTTTAAATCATGAGATGAGAAAGAAGATGGAGGCAAGAGCTAAAAAAGAAGAAAAGGAGCCTGTTTGTTGA
- a CDS encoding DUF5680 domain-containing protein, translating to MLDLLQRTIIEGRLSCYVKKTKEFNPYKKSDVYDWEFKKEINRYIFKDFYRGFNPYAGVEIIIEKDSNKVVWICDYVGYVLNKCPIGTNQVYDFLKEARAKHLVECKDNLFKDFTYEKELLKYKSIFELKATGVLEKTDIYYDKELIAQHIASGIVKI from the coding sequence ATGTTGGACTTATTGCAAAGGACAATAATTGAAGGAAGATTGTCTTGCTATGTGAAGAAAACTAAGGAGTTTAATCCATATAAAAAATCAGATGTTTACGATTGGGAGTTTAAAAAGGAGATAAACCGATATATTTTTAAAGATTTTTATCGTGGATTTAATCCCTATGCAGGGGTTGAAATAATAATTGAGAAAGACAGTAATAAAGTAGTATGGATATGTGATTATGTTGGTTATGTTTTGAATAAATGTCCAATTGGTACAAATCAAGTATATGATTTTTTAAAAGAAGCTAGGGCTAAGCATTTAGTGGAATGCAAGGATAATCTATTTAAGGATTTTACATACGAAAAAGAATTATTAAAATATAAATCGATATTTGAACTTAAAGCAACAGGAGTATTGGAAAAAACTGATATTTATTATGATAAAGAATTAATTGCCCAACACATTGCATCTGGAATTGTGAAAATATGA